TGTCTTAAGTTTGTTTTTGCGTAGCTCTGTAGTGGTTTATTAAGATGTGCTTGTGTATAGGCTGAGGCTAAAACACCTTTGCCACCTGAATCACCTGCAACACATGTTGATATGGAGGCTATTGCTAAAAATGAACGAGTGCGGTTAGAAGCGCTACTGAAAAGCAAAGGAATGCAATATGGTTCTTATCCTCGGTTTACTGTTGCTGTGAAGGGCCAAAAGGTTGTTCAGTTACTTTCTATTTCACTGCACTTGATAACactttgaagtttttttttttttttaactcaaaTTTTTGCAGCAAGTCATATAAAAGTTGCGCATCACCATTTTTTAGATTGTGGTTTTATCGACCAAGGTAGGATCATAAATTTATTGTCTCAGTATTTGTTGCTCTGTTTCATTTTTAATGGAAGCTAAAACAGTTCCAGTTAGACCCCCTTCTATCATTGTGATCTATGCAAAAAGTACTAGTTACCGACTTGTTGGAGTCTTCATGAGAACCATTTATCTGGGAACTATTTAATGGGTTCCACATCATATATTATACTACTCTACTACCATTTGAACAGTTCTCGACCTCACTGGTTTACTTATAAATAACATATATTTTAGAAGTCATGATAAGATGTTTAGTTTGATTATTAGGAGTTGGGAGAGTTGGTCAATATTTGGGTAATAACATAAAAGGTACTGCACTAACATATAGCGTAGCGGTTAAGGTCTGATATTCTCACAAGAGGTCTCGGGTCCAAACATCACTAGAAGCATATCTTGGATGGCCAAGGAAAGGGTCGGAAATGGTCACGGGTCAACCCAAAATTTTGGATGTTGCCGCCTTATTCATTTTTTTATGCTAACATATTGTGATCATTCTAGGGAATCTTTCATTGTTGGTTTACTCTATGTTTAGCCTTATGTTATGTTTCTGAAATGGTTGGGCATAGCTTAGTAGGCTACAGGTTCCATGTGTACGTGTCTCCCATGCTTTTATAGATTATTATCCGCCGTAGTCTACATTTACAAAGTTCTCTTAATGTCATTGAAAGTGTTCTTATTTGAAACTTATTTGATGTATTGTAGGTTACAATCAAGTTCCAAATTCCTCCTACCTGTGAAATTGCACTTCTGATTTCAAACATTGTTGCAAATCTTGGTGTCAAAGTTGAAGAGCGAGCTACAGGTTCAGATATGAGTTTACGTGCTTGGGATAGGTAAGTTTGAAGGCTTTGTATTGCACTGCCCTTTCATACACTTCTTTTATTTCCTGGAGGATTATGAACTACATTCCTAATTTTGTGATTAATTAATGTTACTTATATTAAAAACTTATGTCCCGGTACTGGGTCGTTATGCGATATAGTTGGGAGTGAATGGTGATGAACTCGTCCACACCAGCATTAACTTTACGTTCTTTAAACTTGTGAATATCCTATAAGTTGTGCCCAAAACTTATGatggtatgttttttttttttttttttttttttttttttttttttttttttcattcagtGGTGTTGCCTGGCAGCTAACTCTCAAACGGCCGGTAGTGCAGAAGGAAGTTGTCCCTGATAATGAAAATTCTGGTTCGAATACAAATGATGGAGATTTTTGCATTTTGCTGTTCCGATCACTTATCAGTTCCGATAAACCAGTTATCTCCGCTTCCTCTAAGCTTTAACTTATGTTTTCATCTATCTATTTTATTATTCTATTTACTCTAATCGCAGTCAAGGGCATTTGATTATTCTATTTACTCTAATTACACCAGACAATTTAACATGTTCTTGACTCTTGAGGATATCACATATGACATAACTATGTTGCATATTAAACTTATGTAGGAAATGGAGTTCATAAAAGAAGGGAGCTTTACTAGTGAAGAGCTTGATGCTTTAGTATCTGTGTTAAAATTGGCTGGAGTGGGACAGAGTAGGACTGTGGATAGGAGAGGAGATAGTAGTACACGTGCACCATCCATGGATAAATCAGTCGCCAGTCTAGAAGGCATGGGAGTCAAGATTTATGGGCTTAAGGAGCCCAAATTAGAGTACTCAAAATCTGAGATATCATGGGAAAACATTGCTGGTTATAACCAGCAGAAGAGGTATGAAACTTACTAAATATTATCTAGTGTTATAGCAAGAAGCGTGCCTGTTATAACTATTGACATAAAATGAATATGTTTCAACCAGCAGAAACGGGATTGGTTTAGGCAGCACTCACGAGCTCTCATGTAACcactgttgtaaaagtcggccgagttGGCCAATGCGTCGGTTTGGGGACTAGCGTGTCTGGAGTCGCCCACAAACGCCTTAAAAGTCAGTCAACGCTAAAAAGTTGGCTCAAACGCTAAAAATcattatatgtttaatatatatattactaataactGGAATGTGATCAAGCATGAAATTTCACATCCCAAGTATCTAATACACTAACATTTAGCTATAGCAAGGAAAATCATAACCAATAACGGTTTTGTGTTAAACCTCAGAAGATGCATCCGAATAAGCTATACACACCCCAGTCATGTCTTAGTGAACATCTTAGTACAACACTTTAGCAGGAACAAAATTTGATTCGGGTCCTTTGTTGATCCCCATGACTTATCAATGGTGAGGGTGACAGTTGTGATCATGGTTGCAAAAAGCGGTTGCGGCAGTTTGGTGACCAGCCCATCCCGTTTCGCTCAAAATCTTCTAATTAGTTGGTCAACGGTAAAATGTCAGTTCAAAGTCGGGTCAAAGTCGTTTAAAAGTCGACTTTTTGTGTGGTCTTGTTCTAGTGTAAACAAAAATCGTTAAAATAGTTGGGAAAACACATAGTATCCCTTAaagataaattaataaataaaatataattatagaaaacattataaaaaaccTACTGTATATATTTTTTAAACTAACACAACATAATCTTATTTGTAataatttattttataatatttatgcttgaaatatttttattttatttatttatagttaaATAGTTAATGTCAGCGTTGGTCTCCGTCTCGACCCGTCTTGACCTACTCGACCTTTCAAGGTCCTGACCGACTTTCTAATATTACCTTCCTTTCCTGAATTATACATTTATCCTTTCATGACTCCAAACAGGTAACAGATTCACTTTTAAGTAAATTGATTAGCCTATGCATTTGATTTATAATGCAGAGATATAGAAGATACAATACTGCTGGCTTTGCAGAGTCCCGAGGTTTATGATGAAATTGCTCGTGGAACCCGGTGCAAGTTTGAGACAAATAGACCCCGTGCTGTATTATTTGAAGGTCCACCAGGTTTATTTCTTTACCTTATATATGCTAGATACTGTAACTATTATAAATACTTAGAAGCTGCCTAATGCAGTAAAAACATAGTGTATAACTCGAATTCTGCTCATTTGAAGTTAATTTACTTGAATCAAATTAGAGGATACCATTTGAAGTTAAGATCTCTTTTAAAATGCCCTTTTGTTGGAAGTCATCAACCTTAAAGCCTGGCTGAGATCCCTCAGGTGACCCAATTGTAGAGTTAGGTTGGATTTAAAGGGCAAAATAATAAATTACTTTGCAGCTTGCACCCAACGCCGAAGTCGGTAGCTTGACTTTAAGATGCCTCAGTTGAAGACTAAACCTAATTTTATTAACTTCATGTTTTGTTTGAATACTAGGTACTGGGAAGACTTCATGTGCACGTGTTATTGCTAATCAAGCGGTAATTTATTTCTCTCGTTATTTCTGATTCAGTAATCATTTCTTAAGTTTGTTGGTTTATGTTACTCCTAAACTATGCATTTGAATCTCTATATAATTTTTTAATCAATACCATTTATGTACCAAGTGAATGCACATAtaatctttctttcttttttttttttaaattgaaacAACATGTGAGAATTTTTTATAAGATGCTTTTTTAAAAAGATAATCAAATGGAATGGCCAACTAAAATGATGTTGCAGGGTGCCCCATTGTTGTATGTGCCATTGGAGGTTATTATGTCAAAATATTTTGGCGAAAGTGAGAGGTTGTTGGGAAAAGTGTTTACGCTTGCCAATGAAATTCCTAACGGTGCAATCATATTTCTCGACGAGGTATTCATGCATCAAgatttttttatttctattatctTTCACCTTTTTCCCCTGAAAAAATATATATCCAGAAATGGAGTCTTATTCGTGTTTAATCTTATTTTATAATAAACAGGTTGATTCCTTTGCTACTTCTCGTGATAGTGAAACTCACGAAGCTACCCGTAGAATTCTGTCAGTCATATTACGTCAGGTGACATTTCTTTTGTTCACGGGTCAACCTTCGTTGGTAAGACCATATACAACCATTTATGATAACACTTGTTTTGCAGATTGATGGCTTTGAGCAGGACAAAAAAGTAGTGGTCATAGCCGCAACCAATAGGAAACAAGACCTTGATCCTGCTTTATTAAGGTGCATAAGTTGCCTGTTTTTTTTTATTCTTATATTTATTGAGACATAAAATAAACTTTATAGCTACTTTTttttggagtttttttttttttttttttaatctattgTGAACTTTTTGTCAGTCGCTTTGACTCGATGATTACTTTTGGGCTACCTGATCAGCAAACTCGTCAGGAGATAGCAGCTCAATATGCAAAACATCTGGCAAAGAACGAGTTAGCTGAATTATCTGCAGCTACTGAAGAGTAAACACTCTTCCTTGTAACTTAATTCCGCTTTCAGCTTTTTGCAAATGAAAACCACCTCCATAATGCTTTAACAAATATCCTGATTTTAGTTCAAACATTTAACTAATTCTCAACTTCAGATCGATACGGATATGCTGATCAGCTGATCTAAGTTTGTGTTCAACCACCACGTAAAATGTATGATAGAATAATAATGAGAAAAATTGACTATATTTTTTTGGAAAATATTAATGTAATAAACAAATTTAAGATGTACCATATAAAAACCGGAAGTAGACAGTTGCTATGGAATATATATCATAACTGTTTTAGGGTAAATGTTTTCTCTCAAGTTTATTGAATGTAACTAACAAATATATGATTCAGGATGTCTGGACGAGATATTAGAGATGTGTGTCAACAGGCAGAGAGGCGTTGGGCGTCAAAGGTAACTAATGTGAACTTTTCTAGATGCTTTAATAatgttatatttattaaatttGGTTTCTATACTTGTTTAGTTCTATGACCTACCATGTGTTCAATACAGTAGTAATTTGGTTTCTATACTGTTGTTTTCACGATGTACAAAAAACTCCCCGATGGGTTACACTAAATTCATGGTATTGGTATCTCCATGTGAATGGTAGGTTATAAGAGGCCAAGCACACAAAGATGAAGGCGGTACTTCTCTTCCACCACTCCAAGAGTACGTCGACAGCGCTGTTGAACGACATAAAGTTCTACTCGCCTCTGCAACCCAGAAACGTGACAACGCTATGTATAAGAAGCCTGAGGTAGCGTTTGGTTAAATTTTCTAAATAATAGTAGGCATTTAAAATACCCAAGGATTTGAAATCAGAAGGATTTAGTAGTATGGTATTCTTATACATATTTGGTTTACATAAATGCAACATGATTAAATTTAATCTAATTTTACTTTTACAAAGTTTATGCAAACATCAGTGATGGAAGAAACTGAAATTTGAAACCCATTAAAATCTGTCATCTCTTCACGTGGGTTTCATTTCATATGCCCAAATTGAAATGTAGTAGGCTTAGTAGCATTGCTCCTTCCCTGTGTGTGTTGCATAACAAAACCTTTTTAGCGCAATTTCATCTGTTACCTAAATATCACAATCTcgtatagtatacttagttatgaAAAGGTCTCACCTTTGAACCGACGATTGACTGCCACCATCTCCTTCATCACGCTTTCGTTTATGATGACTAGTCGGTGAAGATGATAAAACCGATGCAATCTGCGACTGTGTGTTTAACATCATCTCCGTCAACTGAGTTTCCATCTCCAGTCTCCGATTCTCGGCCTGAATCCTGGCCGCTTCTCTAGCCTTCAATATCTCCAGCTCCACCACTTCCCTTTTCATCATACTCTCGGCTATATCACGTAAACTCGCCACCACACTCCGCCTTGATGTGCTGGaactccatccttcttcttcatcatcatcatcatcatcatcatcatcatcatcatcatcggagCTCAATCCAACCTCAACTGCCTGTTTTAGCCGGCGATCTTCATCGTTGTTGTTACTTGAACTCATGTTGGAGTTGGATTTATTTGCATCCACCAATGATATATTGATATATACTGTAAATTGTAAATTCAATAATGCAAATGATTGATTGATTGATCGGATTTGGCTTAAAAACGATGATGCAAAAAGTGGAATGAGTGAATAGGATTCCACCAACTACAAATTCGGAGTCCATTATGAGTTATGATGCGAGTTTGGTTCCACTTTCATTTAttccatcttttcaagaaagtccaATAGTTTATCTAACAATGTCAGTTGCATTTCATTgacgaatataataataatacaatactcCGTAATAAAATATTATTAGGCTACTTTTGTAACTTCAACATCAAGTCATCAACTACCTAACTGAAAGTTGAAACCCAATGTAGACGTATTTTTAAGGCTGATCGATGTCCATTCACTACTAATTCCTAATTTTCATTCCTACATCATTAAATATGAAATATGTTTAGTAATACAAACGAATATTGTTGTAATAATTACAGATAACTCTCCATTTTATAATGTCAACATGTCAATCATTGATTTATTTCCGTCTCCATTTCCATAGTTAAGATATAACATGTATTAAGATATAACATGTATTAACGAATACTGATACAAgtaacatttaattaaataatccaAATATGTACCTACTATTCACTCTTTTTTAAGCTTCGTTGAGCATTTAATATAGAGTGAGATAATTTCTTTTTTAATACTCACGTTTCTATATCTATTCCGGAGATTATGAGTTTTAAGAATTATGGTCAAGAGATCTAGAAACAAATAATTATAAAACTTCTCAAACTTCATGTCACCTTCGATTTTAAAAGAAAAAATTACGTCCATAGTACTTGTTTTTTCACCACAGCACATAAACTTTGTTTTTAACTTCAGTGGTACCTCAAATATGTTGGAGTAACGTGGATAGTACCTAAGACTAACCATGGTCAAGATTTAAGAGGTTATCCctcacatgtgccatgcatgtgagggcacTTTTGTccatttaaattatttattataacttttaatatatatttataaattattaatgatCGAGTGAATAATCAGTTTACATTCATTACATGTAAGTAGTAAATTTGATTCATGACATATATACACTTTACATTTGTGCTACAAATATTACATTCATTAAAAGGAAATCATGGGTTCTATCTTTATTCACAAACAATCAACACCTAGTTCTTTGTATTCGTCACCCTTATCCAAGTGTAAGTAAATGAAAAGGATGATGAAAACTATAAACTAATTTATTAAATAACAACCAACGTACTCAAACGTAGGAAGCAACTGAGGCCTGCCTGGCGGTGAGATAGTCCAACATATTAGAGGTATCACCGAAGTTAAAAACAAAGTTTAGGTGATGTGGTGAAAAACTTGACAAACCACAGGTACTATGGacgtaatttttttattttaaaaacacaAGACTTTGGAGTGTATTTGAGTTATTGAAAATGTATAGTCGGAAGATTTGAGATGTCTCGCAAATGCTATGTAGATATCCGATCTTCGATTTGGATCAAGTAAATTTCCACGACAGGGAGCGTCCTGATTAGCCGTTATTCAATTTTCTCCAAGGATAAGCGTAAATAGGATCGGGTATTTGCAGATAGTAGGATTCTTCCCGTCTTTCATCTTCCATATGCAAGAGTTTTTTTAAGGTTGAACCCTCCTCTAGGAGCATGAAAGAGATCAAATCCTGGTTTGTTTGAATAATATTTTTCTAAAAGCGGGGATATCTCAAAGTCGGACgaagttatccggcttcttggactacaaggatcagaAGTATATTCCTTTCGACGAGACTCTCCAGGGTTCAGATTTGTTTTTAGATGAATCGAACTTCTTGACTCgttgcttttcaagaagaaaacttcTCCGGTTTCTGAAGTCATGGGAGAGCTGATGCTTTCTACATTTTATTCATAATCGGTTGACGAGGAATCTAAAGAAATTGATACCATGATTAATATTTTAGGTTATTTTAAAATTTGGCTTTTTCTAAAGGCGATTTTAATCTTATACTGACAAATTTCCTGATAAATAAGTAATAATGCTTCACATGGTTTATCTTTCAAACCAAGTGGTCAGGCCAACTAGCGGTaaagcaggatccttttggttccaataaatTGAGATTGTTCGGATTATCCAACAACCAAGTACGAGACTAGTTTTTTTAGATACCACTATAATTATCATATGTCCTGATAGTGACAGTAATTACTTGATGAAGCAGTAAATTTCGGGGCAGCGACGCAAAAAACGTAGCTCACTACTAATATGACTTAAATGGATGGTTTATTTTAATGTGATGTCATTAGGTCGCAGAACGTCATATCAAGGTACCAGAGAGACTAATGGTTTACATTTATATTTAGCTAGGACTCTAGCTATAATACACCTACTTACTTCATTCAATAACGAGTAAGTGATAAGTATAAACCGAggtcatatatttttatatttgtcAATAATGTGGGATTAAAGTGTTGTCTTTAGTCAACCCAGTCGCAAGTAAGTTGTCTTTAggataaatataataacaatatataGTAGAAAAcggtaaataaatagataaaataaAGTTGTGGATATAAGAGCTGATGAAGTATCACTAACTAAGATGAAATCTAAACCTAAATTAAATAGGTTGAAGCCTTTATGATTTGTCACTAAGGGTTAGGTTTTGAAGATTCTAGTCAAAACAATATGTCCACTCCCAACGCTAAACTTATCATTTAAATGACCATATGGATTAAATCCTAAGTTCATGAATAAAGTGATATATCATAGAAAGTTTCCGGCTTTGCTTAATCCTAGATAGTTCAACTTCTACTGGGATTTCTACTTAATACCTAGCTAAACTTTAACATTAATAGATGTGTAATATTCGAGATCCTAAGGTGCTGTTAAATAGACTAGAGGTCTCTCCTTTTTTATACAATTACACAATCCCGAATCATTCACAACATATCAAGGATCCTGCTTCTGACGAGAACCATATTTTCGGTAAGATGGTATTCAATGAGTACATTTAGTTCTTACACTAACCACGAACTTAGATTGGACAACTCTTCTAGATACATGGCCACTATATAATTTACAAATGTTATCTATACGTATGTGCTGAATCCTATCATGGCGTTAAACACATATAACTACTTACCCGGTAATTTAgaattgatcaggtcctaatactaggttacaaCCACGCGGGTAATTGGAAAGGATGATCAATAAATTAGCTCCTAAGTCGGACAAAGTTTCATTATAGTAACAGTATAAAGTTTTCTGATATACATATTCAGCATACGAACAATTATAACAGATAGACATATATATGATGAAAGCGGATTAAAATAACATAACCATAATGGTAATTTAAAAAAAGCGTTCACCGTATACAGACGAGCTCTTGACTGTTACAAATGTTGACAGTCTGTAGACATACCCTTTCTTCtgttacaatcttcgacgttcgcctATAAGTGCGTTTTACGCTAGAGGTGAGAAGGCCTCAAAAGTAACCCACTTTCTAGTGAGAGTAAGTATTTTAGTTAGAGAAGTAAAGTGTAAGTGTGTTGAGAGTTGTATTTGAAATGGGATGCAAATGGCCCTATTTATAAATTTTTGGCTTGGCAGGCATGGAAGGGGGCCGGGCAGACCAAGCAGCCCGTGTATGGAGGTCACGTAAGCCAAACGTGTGTTGGTTTGCCCATGAATGGCAGCCGTGTATGCAGACCATGTGGGCAGCCTGGGTATGCCACCCGTGTGGTTGGTTACCCTGT
The window above is part of the Rutidosis leptorrhynchoides isolate AG116_Rl617_1_P2 chromosome 1, CSIRO_AGI_Rlap_v1, whole genome shotgun sequence genome. Proteins encoded here:
- the LOC139870020 gene encoding uncharacterized protein, whose amino-acid sequence is MASIRRLTRTIHTFRTIALRKTLTTSNPPPRYLPYRTLIPNSRSYHDKSSGFTNVDGLNYLPAMVAGLFGLGLVDVAFADAPEAEAKTPLPPESPATHVDMEAIAKNERVRLEALLKSKGMQYGSYPRFTVAVKGQKVTIKFQIPPTCEIALLISNIVANLGVKVEERATGSDMSLRAWDSGVAWQLTLKRPVVQKEVVPDNENSGSNTNDGDFCILLFRSLISSDKPEMEFIKEGSFTSEELDALVSVLKLAGVGQSRTVDRRGDSSTRAPSMDKSVASLEGMGVKIYGLKEPKLEYSKSEISWENIAGYNQQKRDIEDTILLALQSPEVYDEIARGTRCKFETNRPRAVLFEGPPGTGKTSCARVIANQAGAPLLYVPLEVIMSKYFGESERLLGKVFTLANEIPNGAIIFLDEVDSFATSRDSETHEATRRILSVILRQIDGFEQDKKVVVIAATNRKQDLDPALLSRFDSMITFGLPDQQTRQEIAAQYAKHLAKNELAELSAATEEMSGRDIRDVCQQAERRWASKVIRGQAHKDEGGTSLPPLQEYVDSAVERHKVLLASATQKRDNAMYKKPEVAFG
- the LOC139870025 gene encoding uncharacterized protein At4g22160 isoform X1, with the translated sequence MSSSNNNDEDRRLKQAVEVGLSSDDDDDDDDDDDDDEEEGWSSSTSRRSVVASLRDIAESMMKREVVELEILKAREAARIQAENRRLEMETQLTEMMLNTQSQIASVLSSSPTSHHKRKRDEGDGGSQSSVQREGAMLLSLLHFNLGI
- the LOC139870025 gene encoding uncharacterized protein isoform X2 encodes the protein MSSSNNNDEDRRLKQAVEVGLSSDDDDDDDDDDDDDEEEGWSSSTSRRSVVASLRDIAESMMKREVVELEILKAREAARIQAENRRLEMETQLTEMMLNTQSQIASVLSSSPTSHHKRKRDEGDGGSQSSVQRFCYATHTGKEQCY